One Phoenix dactylifera cultivar Barhee BC4 chromosome 8, palm_55x_up_171113_PBpolish2nd_filt_p, whole genome shotgun sequence genomic window carries:
- the LOC103695847 gene encoding uncharacterized protein LOC103695847, whose translation MIIVFTNIKDKAGVSVFVAMKLFYPTNFWVPLAKSMAEAPPRPPPALIACLVVTLFLCSLSSPALAKSSPRPITDSEIREKKNACYADIESGLWGWKCKSSMIEKENCALRCLSPVCYELIYESDPLEEGEKDFVRAQEYKYCLHKASLGESLDGVKGAFDY comes from the exons ATGATCATCGTATTCACAAATATTAAAGACAAGGCAGGTGTTTCCGTGTTTGTTGCAATGAAACTTTTTTATCCTACCAATTTTTGGGTTCCTCTGGCGAAATCCATGGCGGAAGCTCCACCTCGCCCTCCTCCAGCCCTCATCGCTTGCCTCGTGGTCACCCTTTTTCTctgctccctctcttcccccgcTCTCGCCAAATCTTCTCCTCGCCCCATCACC GACAGTGAGATCAGAGAGAAGAAGAACGCTTGCTACGCCGACATCGAAAG TGGGTTGTGGGGATGGAAGTGTAAGTCTTCGATGATCGAGAAGGAAAATTGTGCGCTGCGATGCCTTTCTCCGGTCTGCTATGAACTCATATACGAGAGCGATCCG CTggaagaaggagagaaagaCTTCGTTAGGGCCCAGGAGTACAAATACTGCCTGCACAA GGCATCGCTAGGAGAGAGCCTGGATGGCGTAAAGGGAGCCTTCGATTATTAA